In Candidatus Omnitrophota bacterium, a genomic segment contains:
- a CDS encoding prepilin-type N-terminal cleavage/methylation domain-containing protein — MLKFYWKREGFTLIELLIVVAIIGILAAIAVPNFLNAQVRAKAARTFADMKMLYDQVNIRHMDVGLWLIDGNDAGQGPEDKCSLRGGFSFWGKTPLQAGVKTNGLGDNHWNGRIWEQLTTPISYISSIPLDPFANGLFYGYEDRDCSNTIGSHWLMFAAGADGDYGDWYTNRKAMPYNPTNGVVSNGDVWKAMKLKGHLYSEIGLFDTYF, encoded by the coding sequence ATGTTAAAGTTCTATTGGAAAAGGGAAGGTTTCACATTAATCGAGCTTCTCATCGTTGTCGCCATTATCGGCATTTTAGCCGCAATCGCCGTGCCGAACTTTCTCAACGCCCAAGTTCGCGCCAAGGCGGCGAGAACCTTCGCCGATATGAAAATGCTCTACGACCAGGTGAACATCCGCCACATGGACGTCGGCCTTTGGCTCATTGACGGCAACGACGCCGGGCAGGGGCCGGAGGATAAATGCTCTTTGCGTGGAGGTTTTAGTTTTTGGGGCAAGACGCCCCTGCAGGCGGGAGTCAAGACCAACGGATTGGGAGACAATCATTGGAACGGACGCATCTGGGAACAATTGACTACGCCGATTTCCTATATCAGTTCCATCCCGCTCGATCCCTTCGCCAATGGTCTTTTCTACGGTTACGAGGATCGCGATTGCTCCAATACGATCGGCAGTCATTGGCTGATGTTCGCCGCCGGCGCCGATGGCGATTATGGGGACTGGTACACCAACCGCAAAGCCATGCCCTACAATCCCACCAATGGCGTCGTTTCCAATGGCGACGTCTGGAAAGCCATGAAACTCAAGGGGCATCTCTATAGCGAAATCGGTTTATTCGATACGTATTTTTAA